A DNA window from Palaemon carinicauda isolate YSFRI2023 unplaced genomic scaffold, ASM3689809v2 scaffold695, whole genome shotgun sequence contains the following coding sequences:
- the LOC137637382 gene encoding uncharacterized protein has protein sequence MDLPSTSKHTLQQPDTVPPSIQIDEFDESTVRLWKIFREAIQPLYFMILCWVNPTWDRGSNFKDYLESQGVNINEVKRNLSKDQRDKFMNPSSHNTWDISMIHVLLFFSICLAGKNDEKWQKQNGSDPEMSLAVLKDKRNETAHNPRIDRGWCSRIINELYELTIKIQGTLKLVVLGYVVNPEDKEKIEREMDRDFDDTRQMINEIGKGGIGAEVFDEYQREIDFTKKKKLLEKEGFPCLKKILEKFKSINPLNLITGTSSNPNIPVEKIYTEMKLEGESGPCSVPIEEILNHVPHYDHSRLLLIKGMAGMGKTTLVKKINSDWLSKKDDIKGLNDYDILLYVQCRDFIESFKDLLVAFFGDVHQKFQGNEIIEVCLAYKCLLIIDGYDELNDKSSKLFLEVLTLKKSHPISVIVTTRPEFEEKFNNQVKSDYTTVSTISLEGIPNEKKEEFVCKYYAVLGSGNSPLQSLQELLQYLRKTMHTMHEVWGLPLNLALVTVLWMYKPDIISNITTEAELYWQFYLLSRSKLEERLVKNLNRAHFRPSELHHEIEQFIEKLCLESFRALQKDEINIPKSTIKYLSEFCYHMKLPAEELTGAFLKKVTTSQGSFHYSFPHKGMMEFMAALFFPMKLTNQSWGQSVNTATPKKIFEMLLGGSLPENLHKYQNMLIQMISLFHVGDGDEMKVSEDAKIEALELLVRSGVNDKDSVLRVLKNIKCDHSSARWIAQRFKLFDENTFWGHKDLGTAIEDHTIDAYIALLRATDPPLPNRERINIRIILHNTDGLVELQRQLCRHLINPSEITLWEHFFGDSEPTVEERESIKNLLTNDCREYKGIWDPTFQIPPNIRNLHVRPLDQPSLDAFCRSLEKTKQIELLGIHFSVNDVSSVSRPIPFLEKIPFLKKYPFLKKNPDVFVYVMDVKEEDIEKVGDILRTLQPQDARRSFRSIQFPPCSLGRTRSPEVILRLLASLKGVRVRGKIVFPSEERPDDEALVGEMGLEAKKSTRCEYGVFWWL, from the exons agacaccgttcctccttcgatccaaatCGATGAGTTTGATGAGTCAACCGTAAGATTGTGGAAGAttttcagggaagccattcagcctctttatttcatGATCCTTTGCTGGGTGAATCCCACATGGGACCGAGGAAgtaacttcaaagactacctcgaaagccaaggggtcaacatcaATGAAGTCAAGAGGAATCTTTCAAAGGATCAAAGGGATAAGTTCATGAATCCTTCATCCCACAATACATGGGACATATCTATGATTCAtgtgcttctttttttttctatatgtttagCTGGAAAAAATGACGAAAAGTGGCAAAAACAAAATGGTTCCGACCCAGAAATGTCTTTGGCCGTCTTGAAGGATAAGAGGAATGAAACAGCCCACAATCCGAGAATTGATAGAGGATGGTGTAGTCGcataataaatgaattatatgaacttacaataaaaATTCAAGGGACCTTAAAACTTGTTGTGCTCGGGTATGTAGTAAACCCTGAGGATAAAGAAAAAATcgaaagagaaatggacagagaTTTTGATGATACCCGACAGATGATCAATGAGATAGGAAAgggaggtataggagccgaggtctttgatgaatatcaaagggaaattgacttcaccaaaaagaagaagttattggaaaaagaaggcttcccttgtttgaagaaaattcttgaaaaatttaaaagcattaatcctctcaacctgataacgggaacctcttctaaccccaacataccagtagaaaagatttatacagaaatgaagctagaaggggaaagtggcccctgtagtgttcctatagaggagatactgaatcacgtacctcattatgatcacagtcgactcttactgatcaagggaatggcaggtatggggaaaaccacactGGTCAAGAAGATCAATTCTGACTGGCTCTCTAAGAAGGACGACATCAAAGGCCTTAATGACTATGACATACTTTTGTATGTACAATGCAGGGATttcattgaatcttttaaagacttgttagtggcgtTTTTTGGAGACGTTCACCAGAAATTCCAAGGTAATGAAATTATTGAAGTTTGTTTGGCTTACAAATGTCTACTCATCATAGATGGGTACGATGAATTAAAcgataaatcatcaaaattattcctagaagtcttgacactgaagaaatcccaCCCAATTAGcgttattgtgacaaccagacctgaatttgaggagaaattcaacaatcaagtgaaatctgattacacaactgtgtctacaattagtcttgagggaattccaaacGAGAAGAaagaagagtttgtatgcaagtattatgcagtattggggtcaggCAATTCTCCCTTGCAATCATTACAGGAATTGTTgcagtatctgaggaaaacaatgcacactatgcatgaagtgtggggactacccttaaatctcgctcttgtaacagTTCTGTGGATGTATAAACCAGatattataagcaacatcaccactgaagctgagctctactggcaattttaccttttgtctcgctcaaaattagaggagcgtttggtGAAAAACCTCAACAGAGCTCATTTCCGGCCAAGTGAACTGCATCATGAAATAGAgcagtttattgaaaaactatgtcttgaatcattcagagcattacaaaaagatgaaatcaatattccaaaaTCCACCATCAAATATTTGTCCGAGTTCTGTTATCATATGAaattgccagccgaagagctaactggcgccttcctgaagaaagtgaccacttcccagggctcctttcattacagtttccctcataaagggatgatggaattcatggcagctctttttttccctatgaaattgacaaaccaatcctggggccaatctgtaaacacagccacacctaaaaagatctttgaaatgcttcttggagggagtctccctgaaaaccttcacaaatatcaaaatatgctgatacagatgatcagcctattccatgtgggtgacggggacgagatgaaggtgtcagaagatgccaagattgaggcactggaactcctagtaaggtcgggagtgaacgacaaagactctgtgctaagagtcttgaagaatatcaaatgtgatcattcatctgcaagatggatagcacagaggtttAAGTTGTTTGATGAGAACACATTTTGGGGTCATAAGGATCTGGGCACCGCAATTgaagatcatacaattgatgcgtacattgccctccttagagccacagatccccctctcccaaacagagagagaattaatatcagAATAATCCTTCATaacactgatgggttagttgaactgCAAAGGCAACTCTGCcggcatctcatcaacccatcaGAAATAACGCTATGGGAACATTTCTTTggagattcagagccgaccgtagaagagagagagtcaatcaagaatctactcacaaATGA ttgtaggGAATACaaaggcatctgggacccaacgtttcaaatccctccaaatattagGAACCTTCACGTGAGGCCTCTAGACCAACCCAgtctcgacgccttctgtcgatctttggaaaagacaaaacagattgAACTTTTAG gtattcacttcagtgtcaacgacgtcagcagcgtcagtcgccccatccctttcttggagaagaTTCCTTTCTTGAAGAAGTATCCTTTCTTGAAGAAGAATCCAGATGTCTTTGTCTATGTCAtggacgtcaaggaagaagacatcgagaaggttggggacatccttcggacattgcaaccacaggatgcaaggag atcgttcagGTCAATCCAGTTTCCTCcgtgttccctggggaggacgaggagccctgaggtcatcctcagactcctcgcctccttgaagggagtcagggtgagaggcAAGATCGTGTTCCCATCagaagaacgaccagatgacgaagccttagtcGGAGAGATGGGTCTTGAGGCAAAGAAATCCACCAGATGTGAATATGGTGTTttttg GTGGCTTTAA